A genomic window from Erythrobacter sp. BLCC-B19 includes:
- a CDS encoding GNAT family N-acetyltransferase produces the protein MSVSPATVDRIMAVMEAAFDPAYGEAWNRRQVADALAMPSTHALVADAAGLLIPDSAEAAPAPAGFVLSRHVLDEEELLLIAVVPGARRRGVGAALIEHLFAAAHGRGITRIFLEMRRGNPAIQLYRKFGFEPIGERRNYYRMANGERIDAITFGRSI, from the coding sequence ATGAGCGTTTCTCCCGCCACCGTCGACCGGATCATGGCCGTGATGGAGGCGGCCTTCGACCCGGCCTATGGCGAGGCGTGGAACCGCCGTCAGGTCGCCGACGCGCTCGCCATGCCGAGCACCCATGCGCTGGTGGCGGACGCTGCCGGCTTGCTGATCCCCGACAGCGCCGAGGCTGCCCCCGCGCCGGCCGGCTTCGTCCTCAGCCGCCATGTGCTCGACGAGGAGGAACTGCTGCTGATCGCGGTCGTCCCCGGCGCGCGGCGGCGGGGTGTGGGCGCGGCGCTGATCGAACATCTCTTCGCCGCCGCCCACGGGCGCGGCATCACCCGGATTTTCCTCGAAATGCGGCGCGGCAATCCGGCTATCCAGTTGTATCGCAAATTCGGTTTCGAACCGATTGGTGAGCGGCGCAACTATTACCGCATGGCCAATGGCGAACGTATCGACGCGATTACTTTCGGACGATCAATCTAG
- a CDS encoding class II 3-deoxy-7-phosphoheptulonate synthase has protein sequence MPETWTPDSWKAHEARHLPHYDDAAELAETEKTLSSYPPLVFAGEARALKADLAQVANGHGFLLQGGDCAESFAEFHPNNIRDTFRVLLQMAVVMTFASKRPVVKVGRMAGQFAKPRSAPTETIDGVTLPSYLGDNINGIEFDPVSRRNDPARMVKAYSQAAATLNLLRAFAGGGYANLRQVHQWTLDFMGRTPWTEKFSEMADRIGEALDFMEACGIDPQTVPQLKGTSFYTSHEALLLPYEQAFTRRDSLTGDWYATSAHMLWIGDRTRFPGSAHIEFARGIGNPLGMKCGPSLEPDALLRLLDDLNPNREAGRITLISRFGHDKVEDGLPKLVRAVQREGHPVVWSCDPMHGNVVKSDTGFKTRPFDRITREVKGFFAVHRAEGSHPGGIHIEMTGQDVTECVGGAVAITEERLGDRYHTHCDPRLNAEQSLELAFLVAEMLNDAAGERAAEVSHAA, from the coding sequence GTGCCCGAGACCTGGACCCCGGATAGCTGGAAGGCCCACGAAGCGCGCCACCTGCCGCATTACGACGATGCGGCCGAGCTGGCCGAAACGGAAAAGACCCTCTCGTCCTATCCCCCGCTGGTGTTCGCGGGCGAGGCGCGCGCCTTGAAGGCCGATCTGGCGCAGGTCGCGAACGGGCATGGCTTCCTGCTCCAGGGCGGGGACTGCGCCGAGAGCTTTGCCGAATTCCACCCCAACAATATCCGCGACACCTTCCGCGTGCTGCTGCAGATGGCGGTGGTGATGACCTTCGCCTCCAAGCGCCCGGTGGTGAAGGTCGGGCGCATGGCGGGCCAGTTCGCCAAGCCGCGTTCAGCGCCGACCGAGACGATCGACGGCGTGACCCTGCCGAGCTACCTCGGCGACAATATCAACGGGATCGAGTTCGACCCTGTCAGCCGCCGCAATGATCCCGCGCGCATGGTGAAGGCCTATTCGCAGGCCGCCGCCACGCTCAACCTGCTGCGCGCCTTTGCCGGCGGGGGCTATGCCAACCTGCGCCAGGTCCACCAGTGGACGCTCGATTTCATGGGCCGCACGCCGTGGACCGAGAAGTTCAGCGAAATGGCCGACCGGATTGGCGAGGCGCTCGATTTCATGGAAGCTTGCGGCATTGATCCGCAGACCGTGCCGCAATTGAAGGGCACCAGCTTCTACACCAGCCACGAAGCGCTGCTGCTGCCCTACGAACAGGCCTTCACCCGCCGCGATTCGCTGACGGGCGATTGGTATGCGACCAGCGCCCACATGCTGTGGATCGGGGATCGCACCCGCTTCCCCGGCAGCGCGCACATCGAATTCGCGCGCGGGATCGGCAATCCGCTCGGCATGAAGTGCGGGCCGAGCCTTGAGCCTGACGCGCTGCTGCGCCTGCTCGATGATCTGAACCCGAACCGCGAGGCCGGGCGGATCACGCTCATCAGCCGCTTTGGTCACGACAAGGTCGAGGACGGCCTGCCCAAGCTGGTGCGCGCGGTGCAGCGCGAAGGGCACCCGGTGGTGTGGAGCTGCGATCCGATGCACGGCAATGTCGTGAAGTCCGACACCGGCTTCAAGACCCGCCCCTTCGATCGCATCACCCGCGAGGTGAAGGGCTTCTTCGCCGTCCACCGCGCTGAAGGTTCGCACCCCGGCGGCATCCATATCGAGATGACTGGGCAGGACGTGACCGAATGCGTCGGCGGGGCCGTGGCGATCACCGAGGAACGCCTCGGCGACCGTTACCACACCCATTGCGACCCGCGCCTCAACGCCGAGCAATCGCTCGAACTGGCCTTCCTCGTTGCCGAAATGCTCAACGACGCGGCCGGCGAGCGCGCGGCAGAGGTCAGCCACGCGGCTTGA
- the tsaB gene encoding tRNA (adenosine(37)-N6)-threonylcarbamoyltransferase complex dimerization subunit type 1 TsaB, translating into MRTLAIETASEACSIALFEGGTLVARDHRVMGRGHAEALVPMIAALPDKGRAGRILVGLGPGSFTGVRIGLATARALGFAWGAEVLGYPTLALIAAQAQAEHPGKPLTVCINGGHGEWFVQDFTADGLPETNVLSQTPAAARGDIRYPLAAGNRARELLELGGAGMVTLDLLPDAAAVPLLNPALLSGDLAPIYGRGADATPMAKPINRPLP; encoded by the coding sequence ATGCGGACGCTCGCGATCGAAACCGCCTCCGAGGCGTGCTCCATCGCCCTTTTCGAGGGTGGGACGCTGGTCGCGCGCGACCACCGCGTGATGGGGCGCGGCCATGCCGAAGCGCTGGTGCCGATGATCGCCGCTCTGCCAGACAAGGGCCGTGCGGGCCGCATCCTTGTCGGCCTTGGCCCGGGCAGCTTTACGGGCGTGCGGATCGGGCTGGCGACGGCCCGCGCGCTCGGCTTTGCCTGGGGCGCCGAGGTGCTGGGCTACCCCACCCTCGCCCTGATCGCCGCGCAGGCGCAGGCCGAACATCCGGGCAAGCCGCTGACCGTCTGCATCAATGGTGGGCATGGCGAATGGTTCGTGCAGGATTTCACCGCAGACGGCCTGCCCGAAACCAATGTCCTGTCACAGACACCGGCAGCCGCGCGGGGCGACATTCGCTATCCGCTCGCCGCCGGCAACCGGGCGCGCGAATTGCTCGAATTGGGCGGCGCAGGCATGGTGACGCTCGATCTGCTGCCCGATGCTGCCGCCGTGCCCCTGCTCAACCCGGCGCTGCTGTCGGGCGACCTTGCGCCGATCTATGGCCGCGGGGCCGATGCAACGCCGATGGCCAAACCGATCAATCGCCCGCTGCCATGA
- a CDS encoding M16 family metallopeptidase: MTFPTRAARALALVLAPLVALQPVLAQQASPPPASTTQTPAPPAAPPVPAPKALQSGKTTPWLYEGSDVPVDDKWVFGKMKNGLRYAVRRNGVPPRQISIRVRVDAGALHETDSEQGYAHLLEHLLFRESKYLGPAEAIYAWQRLGATFGSDTNAETSQTHTVYKLDIPNIDDAKLSESFKLLSGMIRAPVLNDTNVAAERPIVLAEKRERGGADQRMNDLTRQTFFAGQRLATRQPIGTDATLNAANGKAVKAFYDRWYRPENTVIVVAGDADPMVLAGLVEQWFGDWKGTGKPGVAPKFGDPLPPADAVTPATPGAPIGQVGVGVEPDLQRSLTYGVMRPWRKVNDTIVYNQGLLLDALAQRIINRRLENRARAGGSFLYAQVQQDDISRSVDATFVTLTPVTQDWQAALADVRSVIADALTNPPTQEEIDREVAELDVAFANAVEQESVEAGSALADTLVNAVDIRETVAASQVVLDVFRSMKPRLTPAEILARTKALFEGTVTRAVYVTPGAGEADVASLRAALASEAKVDGSARLAAQTIAFADLPPVGEPGTITEQKPLGVLEIEQVDFANGVKALVWANDAEPGRVTVRVRFGAGWRAFDKDSAVYATLAQSALVGSGIGELGQNEIDRLATGRKLGFDFGINDAVFTFTAQTRSEDVNDQLYLFAAKLGMPRWDAAPVLRAKAGAELAYNSYATSPGGVLNRDLEYLLTGMDARFETPNPEAIKAATPEGFRAVWEPLLKQGPIEVLVFGEFDQAKVIEQLRLTFGALPPRDPIAPEIAARVPGSAAPSEVPTVVPHRGDPNQAAAIVSWPSGGGIAALRESRQLDILVQVFNNRLLDALRERAGASYSPQAFSNWPADLASGGRITAFAQMEPEFVPVFFAEAEKIGRDLAASPPTMDELARATEPLAQRIKRSSTGNNFWLFNLEGATQDPRRVALIRTILTDSSQTTPQVMQFLAERYLAKAAPFRLAIIPEGQTLAAAPPASSPSANAAQMAPAGR; the protein is encoded by the coding sequence ATGACGTTCCCTACCCGCGCCGCGCGCGCGCTCGCCCTTGTTCTTGCTCCGCTGGTGGCCTTGCAGCCGGTGCTCGCCCAGCAGGCCAGCCCGCCGCCCGCCAGCACCACCCAAACGCCCGCGCCGCCCGCCGCCCCGCCCGTGCCGGCGCCCAAGGCGCTGCAATCCGGCAAGACGACCCCGTGGCTGTATGAAGGCTCGGACGTTCCGGTTGATGACAAGTGGGTGTTCGGCAAGATGAAGAACGGCCTGCGCTATGCCGTGCGCCGCAACGGGGTGCCCCCGCGCCAGATCTCGATCCGCGTCCGGGTCGATGCCGGAGCCTTGCACGAGACCGACAGCGAACAGGGCTATGCGCACCTTCTGGAACACCTGCTGTTCCGTGAGAGCAAATATCTCGGGCCCGCCGAGGCGATCTATGCCTGGCAGAGGCTCGGCGCGACCTTCGGCAGCGATACCAATGCCGAAACCAGCCAGACCCATACGGTCTACAAGCTCGACATTCCCAATATCGACGATGCCAAGCTGTCCGAGAGCTTCAAGCTATTGTCGGGCATGATCCGCGCGCCTGTGCTCAACGACACCAATGTCGCCGCCGAACGCCCGATCGTTCTCGCCGAAAAGCGCGAGCGGGGCGGGGCGGACCAGCGCATGAACGATCTGACCCGGCAGACCTTCTTTGCCGGACAGCGCCTTGCCACACGCCAGCCGATCGGCACCGACGCGACCCTCAATGCCGCCAATGGCAAGGCGGTCAAGGCGTTCTACGATCGCTGGTATCGCCCTGAAAACACGGTGATCGTGGTTGCAGGCGATGCCGATCCGATGGTGCTGGCGGGGCTCGTCGAACAGTGGTTCGGGGACTGGAAGGGCACCGGCAAGCCGGGCGTTGCGCCCAAGTTCGGCGATCCGCTGCCGCCCGCCGATGCCGTGACGCCTGCCACCCCCGGCGCGCCGATCGGGCAGGTTGGGGTCGGGGTCGAGCCCGATCTCCAGCGCAGCCTGACCTATGGCGTGATGCGGCCCTGGCGCAAGGTCAACGACACCATCGTCTATAACCAAGGCCTGCTGCTCGATGCTCTGGCGCAGCGGATCATCAACCGCCGCCTTGAAAACCGCGCCCGGGCGGGGGGCAGCTTCCTTTATGCGCAGGTGCAGCAGGACGACATCTCGCGCTCGGTCGATGCGACCTTCGTGACGCTGACGCCGGTGACGCAGGACTGGCAGGCCGCGCTCGCCGATGTGCGCAGCGTGATCGCCGATGCGCTCACCAATCCGCCGACGCAGGAAGAGATCGACCGCGAAGTGGCCGAACTGGATGTCGCCTTTGCCAATGCGGTCGAACAGGAGAGCGTCGAGGCCGGATCGGCGCTGGCCGACACGCTCGTCAACGCAGTCGACATCCGCGAAACCGTCGCCGCGTCCCAGGTGGTGCTCGACGTGTTCCGCAGCATGAAGCCGCGACTGACCCCGGCGGAAATCCTCGCGCGCACCAAGGCGCTGTTTGAAGGAACCGTGACCCGCGCGGTCTATGTCACCCCGGGCGCGGGCGAGGCCGATGTCGCATCGCTGCGCGCAGCGCTGGCGAGCGAGGCCAAGGTCGATGGCAGCGCACGGCTTGCGGCGCAGACCATCGCGTTTGCCGATCTGCCCCCTGTGGGCGAACCCGGCACCATCACCGAACAAAAGCCTCTGGGTGTGCTCGAGATCGAGCAGGTCGACTTTGCCAATGGCGTCAAGGCGCTGGTCTGGGCCAATGATGCCGAGCCGGGCCGTGTCACCGTGCGTGTACGTTTTGGCGCAGGCTGGCGTGCTTTCGACAAGGATAGTGCGGTTTATGCCACGCTGGCGCAGTCTGCGCTGGTGGGATCAGGGATCGGCGAGCTTGGTCAGAACGAGATCGACCGGCTGGCGACGGGCCGCAAGCTCGGCTTCGACTTCGGCATCAATGATGCGGTCTTCACCTTCACTGCGCAGACCCGCTCGGAGGATGTGAACGACCAGCTCTACCTCTTTGCCGCCAAGCTCGGGATGCCGCGCTGGGATGCGGCGCCGGTGCTGCGTGCGAAGGCTGGGGCGGAACTCGCCTACAACTCCTATGCGACCAGCCCCGGCGGGGTGCTGAACCGCGATCTCGAATATCTTCTCACCGGGATGGACGCGCGCTTCGAGACTCCCAATCCGGAGGCGATCAAGGCGGCAACGCCCGAGGGCTTCCGCGCCGTGTGGGAACCGCTCTTGAAGCAGGGGCCGATCGAGGTGCTGGTGTTCGGCGAATTTGATCAGGCCAAGGTGATCGAGCAATTGCGCCTGACCTTCGGCGCGCTGCCCCCGCGTGATCCGATCGCGCCCGAGATCGCCGCGCGCGTCCCCGGCTCTGCCGCGCCGAGCGAGGTGCCCACCGTGGTGCCCCACCGCGGCGACCCCAATCAGGCCGCCGCGATCGTCTCCTGGCCGAGCGGGGGCGGGATTGCTGCCTTGCGTGAAAGCCGCCAGCTCGACATCCTCGTGCAGGTGTTCAACAACCGCCTGCTCGACGCGCTGCGCGAACGGGCCGGGGCGAGCTATTCGCCGCAGGCCTTCTCGAACTGGCCGGCCGACCTCGCCAGCGGCGGGCGGATCACCGCCTTTGCCCAGATGGAGCCCGAATTCGTGCCGGTCTTCTTCGCCGAAGCCGAAAAGATCGGGCGCGATCTGGCCGCGAGCCCACCGACCATGGACGAGCTTGCGCGGGCGACAGAGCCGCTGGCACAGCGCATCAAGCGATCCTCGACCGGCAACAACTTCTGGCTCTTCAACCTCGAAGGGGCAACGCAGGACCCGCGCCGCGTGGCGTTGATACGCACCATTCTGACGGACTCCTCGCAGACCACCCCGCAGGTGATGCAGTTCCTCGCCGAGCGCTATCTCGCCAAGGCTGCGCCCTTCCGGCTGGCAATCATTCCCGAAGGTCAGACCCTCGCCGCAGCGCCGCCTGCCAGCAGCCCGAGTGCAAATGCTGCGCAAATGGCTCCCGCAGGGCGCTGA
- a CDS encoding MucR family transcriptional regulator, with translation MKDLDINMKETLITLTSDIVAAHVSNNDVAVADLPGLITNVYAALANLGETPVVEEAKPQPAVAIRNSVKPDYIVCLEDGKKLKMLKRYLRTNYDMSPEEYRARWGLPADYPMVAPNYAEKRRDLAKKIGLGRKPGTTVTKTRRTKKTA, from the coding sequence ATGAAAGATCTGGATATCAATATGAAAGAAACGCTTATCACACTGACGAGCGACATTGTCGCCGCGCACGTCAGCAACAATGATGTCGCAGTGGCTGATCTGCCCGGCCTCATTACCAACGTCTATGCCGCACTTGCCAATCTTGGCGAAACGCCGGTCGTCGAAGAAGCCAAGCCGCAGCCTGCCGTTGCGATCCGCAATTCGGTGAAGCCCGATTACATCGTGTGCCTTGAAGACGGCAAGAAGCTGAAAATGCTCAAGCGCTATCTTCGCACCAATTACGACATGAGCCCCGAAGAATACCGCGCGCGCTGGGGTCTTCCGGCCGATTATCCGATGGTCGCGCCCAACTACGCTGAAAAGCGCCGCGATCTCGCCAAGAAGATCGGCCTCGGTCGCAAGCCCGGCACCACCGTCACCAAGACGCGCCGGACCAAGAAGACCGCCTGA
- a CDS encoding malonic semialdehyde reductase, which yields MTVQFHDHALSAAALDQLFNEARSYNGWLDKPVSDDQLHAIWDLMKMAPTSANMQPVRIVWVKSPEAKTKLAACVMEGNKAKVLSAPVTAVIGYDIDFHEELPWLFPHTDAKSWFEGDEQGREEGAFRNSSLQGAYLMLAARALGLDCGPMSGFDKDAVNAAFFADEPRHRVNFICSVGYGDPASIFDRSPRPEFATFNTIA from the coding sequence ATGACCGTCCAGTTCCACGATCACGCTCTCTCGGCAGCGGCGCTCGACCAGCTGTTCAACGAGGCGCGCAGCTACAATGGCTGGCTCGACAAGCCGGTTTCCGACGATCAGCTCCACGCGATCTGGGATCTGATGAAGATGGCCCCAACCTCGGCCAACATGCAGCCGGTGCGGATTGTCTGGGTCAAGTCGCCTGAGGCCAAGACGAAGCTTGCTGCCTGCGTGATGGAAGGCAACAAGGCCAAGGTGCTGTCAGCCCCCGTCACCGCCGTGATCGGCTACGACATCGATTTCCATGAGGAACTGCCCTGGCTGTTCCCCCATACCGACGCCAAGAGCTGGTTTGAAGGGGACGAGCAGGGCCGCGAGGAAGGGGCGTTCCGCAATTCCTCGCTGCAAGGCGCCTATCTCATGCTCGCCGCGCGCGCGCTGGGGCTGGATTGCGGGCCGATGTCGGGCTTCGACAAGGACGCCGTCAATGCCGCCTTCTTCGCCGATGAACCCCGCCACCGGGTGAATTTCATCTGCTCGGTCGGTTATGGCGATCCGGCGAGCATCTTCGACCGCTCGCCCCGTCCGGAATTCGCGACCTTCAACACCATCGCCTGA
- a CDS encoding NifU family protein — translation MFIETETTPNPAALKFLPGQTVMAAGTREFATPEAAEASPLAQAIFDTGEVVNVFFGADFVTVTAAPGAEWSALKPQVIAILLDHFVSEAPLFAPATAGGIAVPPPEEDMAVEERPEDAEVIAAINELLETRVRPAVAGDGGDIAYRGFRDGVVYLTLQGSCSGCPSSTATLKHGIEGLLKHYVPQVTEVRAA, via the coding sequence ATGTTCATCGAAACCGAAACGACGCCCAACCCTGCGGCGCTCAAGTTCCTGCCCGGCCAGACCGTCATGGCTGCCGGCACCCGCGAATTCGCCACGCCCGAGGCGGCCGAGGCCAGCCCGCTGGCGCAGGCGATCTTCGACACCGGCGAAGTCGTGAATGTCTTCTTCGGTGCCGATTTCGTCACCGTCACCGCCGCGCCGGGTGCCGAATGGAGCGCATTGAAGCCGCAGGTGATCGCAATCCTGCTCGACCATTTCGTCTCGGAGGCTCCGCTGTTCGCCCCCGCCACCGCAGGCGGCATCGCCGTGCCCCCGCCCGAGGAGGACATGGCGGTCGAGGAACGCCCCGAAGACGCCGAGGTGATCGCGGCGATCAACGAATTGCTCGAAACCCGCGTGCGCCCGGCTGTTGCCGGAGACGGCGGCGACATCGCCTATCGCGGTTTCCGCGACGGGGTGGTCTATCTCACCCTGCAAGGTTCCTGCTCGGGCTGCCCGTCGAGCACTGCGACCCTCAAGCACGGCATCGAAGGCCTGCTGAAGCATTACGTGCCGCAAGTGACCGAGGTGCGCGCGGCATGA
- the egtB gene encoding ergothioneine biosynthesis protein EgtB, whose amino-acid sequence MQRSEWQTIPAGDASPPALAAHFLATRALSEALVAPLSDADASLQSMEDASPAKWHLAHTTWFWETFVLREHAPGYVLHDERWPFLFNSYYEAEGARIARAARGMLSRPTLAEVLDWRAAVTAAMGPLLEDPVLADLIALGIAHEEQHIELLLTDIKHALFQNPLGPAMWEGAPIPATTAAAELGWHHHPGGIARIGHQSAGFAFDNEGPAHRVLLEPFALADRLVTNGEWDAFIAAGGYRDARLWLADGWGWVQREGISAPLYWREDQHFTHQGWQPRDPHAPVTHISHFEADAFATWAGARLPTEFEWEAIALGQDGGSPRPAHDPAAGNQLDAAAPPLPCGSPGLFGDGWQFTRSAYLPYPGFRVAEGAVGEYNGKFMSGQVVLRGASCATVRGHSRVSYRNFFYPHQRWQFTGLRLAKDA is encoded by the coding sequence GTGCAGCGTAGCGAGTGGCAGACCATCCCGGCGGGCGACGCCAGCCCGCCCGCGCTGGCCGCACATTTCCTGGCGACCCGTGCTCTGTCGGAAGCTCTGGTCGCGCCCCTGTCTGACGCGGATGCGAGCCTCCAGTCGATGGAGGATGCCAGCCCCGCCAAGTGGCATCTGGCGCACACCACATGGTTCTGGGAAACTTTCGTGCTGCGCGAGCACGCGCCGGGTTACGTCTTGCACGACGAACGCTGGCCGTTCCTGTTCAATTCCTATTACGAGGCTGAAGGCGCCCGGATTGCGCGCGCGGCCCGCGGGATGCTGTCGCGTCCGACGCTGGCCGAAGTGCTCGATTGGCGCGCGGCGGTGACGGCGGCGATGGGGCCGCTGCTCGAGGATCCCGTGCTTGCCGATCTGATCGCTCTGGGGATCGCCCATGAAGAACAGCACATCGAACTGCTGCTGACCGACATCAAGCACGCCCTGTTCCAGAACCCCCTCGGCCCGGCGATGTGGGAGGGCGCGCCGATCCCTGCCACGACCGCGGCGGCGGAGCTCGGGTGGCACCATCACCCCGGAGGAATCGCGCGGATCGGACACCAGAGCGCGGGCTTTGCCTTCGACAACGAAGGCCCGGCGCACCGCGTGCTGCTCGAACCCTTCGCGCTCGCCGACCGGCTGGTCACCAATGGCGAATGGGACGCCTTCATCGCCGCCGGTGGCTATCGCGACGCCCGCCTGTGGCTTGCCGACGGCTGGGGCTGGGTGCAACGCGAGGGGATTTCTGCGCCGCTTTACTGGCGCGAGGATCAGCACTTCACCCATCAGGGCTGGCAGCCGCGCGATCCCCACGCGCCTGTCACCCACATCTCGCATTTCGAGGCGGATGCCTTTGCCACCTGGGCGGGGGCGCGGCTTCCGACCGAGTTCGAATGGGAGGCGATCGCGCTCGGGCAGGACGGTGGCTCGCCGCGCCCGGCGCATGATCCGGCCGCAGGAAACCAGCTCGATGCCGCCGCGCCGCCCCTGCCTTGTGGCAGCCCCGGCCTGTTCGGCGATGGGTGGCAGTTCACCCGCTCGGCCTACTTGCCCTATCCCGGCTTCCGCGTGGCCGAGGGTGCGGTGGGCGAATATAACGGCAAGTTCATGAGCGGTCAGGTGGTGCTGCGCGGCGCGAGCTGCGCCACTGTGCGCGGCCATTCGCGTGTGTCCTACCGCAATTTCTTCTACCCCCACCAGCGCTGGCAGTTCACCGGCCTCAGGCTGGCCAAGGATGCCTGA
- a CDS encoding Fur family transcriptional regulator yields the protein MTQKIDLEQLCAEKGLRITEQRRVIAKVLSESDDHPDVELLHSRAAAVDPRISIATVYRTVRLFEEAGILDRHDFGDGRSRYEPVPEAHHDHLIDVETGKVVEFVDPEVEALQRQIAERLGYRLVDHRMELYGVRLSRND from the coding sequence TTGACCCAGAAGATCGATCTCGAACAATTATGCGCCGAAAAAGGCCTGCGCATCACCGAACAGCGCCGGGTGATCGCCAAGGTCTTGTCGGAGAGCGACGACCATCCCGATGTCGAGCTGCTCCACAGCCGCGCCGCCGCGGTCGATCCGCGCATTTCGATTGCCACGGTCTACCGCACGGTGCGCCTGTTCGAGGAAGCCGGCATCCTTGATCGCCACGATTTCGGCGACGGGCGCTCGCGCTATGAACCCGTGCCCGAGGCGCACCACGATCACCTGATCGATGTCGAGACCGGCAAGGTCGTCGAATTCGTCGATCCCGAGGTCGAAGCCCTCCAGCGCCAGATCGCCGAGCGTCTGGGTTACCGCCTGGTCGATCACCGCATGGAGCTCTACGGCGTCCGGCTTTCCCGCAATGACTAA
- the egtD gene encoding L-histidine N(alpha)-methyltransferase, which translates to MTKPAGLKLVERDAGGVDLAFRADVLAGLAEPQKAVPARWFYDDAGSQLFEDITRLPEYYPTRAETEILQTRAGEIAGLIGPGRAVVEFGSGSSVKTPLLLSAIAPSAYVPLDIAGDFLRASSAALSDKFPGLPVLPVEADFMRRVELPGEVAGLPKLGFFPGSTIGNMIARTATDLLREMRATLGEGALLLIGMDLVKDEEVLLAAYDDAAGVTAQFNRNLLTRINRELDGDIPVDAFAHEARWNDPFARIEMHLVAQCDMTFTVSGQTFRMAAGESIHTENSHKFTKRSGQMLLAAGGWEPLARWTDAAGQFALVLAESRPPRSAP; encoded by the coding sequence ATGACCAAACCGGCAGGACTGAAACTGGTCGAACGGGACGCGGGCGGGGTCGATCTGGCGTTTCGGGCAGATGTGCTGGCGGGCCTTGCCGAACCGCAAAAGGCGGTGCCGGCGCGCTGGTTCTATGATGATGCAGGCTCGCAGCTGTTCGAGGACATCACGCGCCTGCCCGAATATTACCCGACCCGCGCCGAGACCGAGATCTTGCAGACCCGCGCGGGCGAAATTGCCGGTCTGATCGGGCCGGGCCGGGCGGTGGTGGAGTTCGGCTCAGGCTCATCGGTCAAGACCCCGCTGCTGCTCTCGGCGATCGCGCCCAGCGCCTATGTGCCGCTCGACATCGCGGGGGATTTCCTGCGCGCATCCTCGGCCGCGCTTTCGGATAAATTCCCCGGCCTGCCGGTGCTGCCGGTCGAGGCGGACTTCATGCGCCGGGTCGAGTTGCCGGGCGAGGTCGCGGGCCTGCCCAAGCTCGGGTTCTTCCCCGGATCGACCATCGGCAACATGATCGCCCGCACCGCCACCGATCTGCTGCGCGAGATGCGTGCAACGCTGGGGGAGGGGGCGCTGCTGCTGATCGGCATGGATCTGGTGAAGGATGAGGAGGTGCTGCTGGCCGCCTATGATGACGCGGCAGGGGTGACGGCGCAGTTCAACCGCAATCTGCTTACGCGCATCAACCGCGAGCTTGATGGCGATATTCCGGTCGATGCCTTCGCCCACGAAGCGCGCTGGAACGATCCCTTCGCGCGGATCGAGATGCATCTGGTGGCGCAGTGCGATATGACCTTCACCGTCAGCGGCCAGACCTTCCGCATGGCCGCAGGCGAGAGCATCCACACCGAAAACAGCCACAAATTCACCAAGCGTTCGGGCCAGATGCTGCTGGCGGCGGGCGGGTGGGAGCCGCTGGCGCGCTGGACCGATGCGGCAGGGCAATTTGCGCTGGTGCTGGCAGAATCGCGGCCGCCCCGCTCGGCCCCCTGA